A window from Schistosoma haematobium chromosome 1, whole genome shotgun sequence encodes these proteins:
- the GYG1_4 gene encoding Glycogenin-1 (EggNog:ENOG410V47F~COG:G~CAZy:GT8): MGSVFDHVEFVDVLDSKDETNLALLSRPDLGVTFTKLHCWRLTQYTKAVFMDADTMVLKNIDDLFEREELSAAPDPGWPDCFNSGVFVFKPSLETYKKILSFAVSHGSFDGGDQASFNIFTVIVEKICCLGVCF, encoded by the exons ATGGGGTCTGTATTTGACCATGTAGAATTCGTTGATGTACTTGATAGCAAAGACGAAACGAACTTAGCATTACTTTCGAGACCAGACTTGGGGGTAACCTTCACAAAGCTTCATTGTTGGAGATTAACTCAGTATACGAAAGCTGTTTTTATGGATGCTGACACTATG GTATTGAAAAATATTGATGATTTATTTGAGCGGGAGGAACTCAGTGCTGCTCCGGATCCAGGTTGGCCAGACTGTTTCAATTCCGGAGTTTTTGTTTTCAAACCGTCATTGGAAACATACAAGAAGATACTAAGTTTTGCTGTTAGCCATGGAAGCTTTGATGGGGGCGATCAAGcaagttttaatatttttacCGTGATAGTGGAGAAAATTTGCTGCTTAGGTGTATGCTTTTAG